In Diorhabda carinulata isolate Delta chromosome 6, icDioCari1.1, whole genome shotgun sequence, a single genomic region encodes these proteins:
- the LOC130895677 gene encoding uncharacterized protein LOC130895677 isoform X1 yields the protein MKFNLFLLLVAISCYFSITEGYDVCDELDHLKNGLNIISAKPEKIVDLVANTVNSRAEENNHEIIMNIIGPIATLVKNIILVIDQLVTFQFPNGSNFHEIIHDALIFGLNLFVGKNKLVMETWTKLVDKIFMVIELLYNHYMPLIYRVAKQFSVQ from the exons atgaaatttaatttgttcttGTTGCTGGTCGCAATTTCTTGCTATTTTTCAATCACCGAAGGGTATGATGTTTg cGATGAACTGgatcatttaaaaaatggtttgaaTATTATTTCTGCTAAACCAGAAAAAATTGTCGATCTCGTTGCTAACAC AGTTAATAGCAGAGCTGAGGAGAATAATCACGAAATCATAATGAATATAATCGGACCGATTGCGACGCtcgtcaaaaatataattttagtaaTCGACCAACTCGTTACCTTCCAATTCCCCAACGGAAGCAACTTCCACGAA attATTCACGACGCGTTAATTTTCGGTTTGAATCTATTCGTGGGTAAAAATAAACTTGTTATGGAAACCTGGACTAAATTAGTTGATAAAATCTTCATGGTCATTGAACTTCTATACAACCATTATATGCCATTAATATATCGAGTAGCTAAACAATTTTCCGTACAATAA
- the LOC130895677 gene encoding uncharacterized protein LOC130895677 isoform X2, which translates to MKFNLFLLLVAISCYFSITEGDELDHLKNGLNIISAKPEKIVDLVANTVNSRAEENNHEIIMNIIGPIATLVKNIILVIDQLVTFQFPNGSNFHEIIHDALIFGLNLFVGKNKLVMETWTKLVDKIFMVIELLYNHYMPLIYRVAKQFSVQ; encoded by the exons atgaaatttaatttgttcttGTTGCTGGTCGCAATTTCTTGCTATTTTTCAATCACCGAAGG cGATGAACTGgatcatttaaaaaatggtttgaaTATTATTTCTGCTAAACCAGAAAAAATTGTCGATCTCGTTGCTAACAC AGTTAATAGCAGAGCTGAGGAGAATAATCACGAAATCATAATGAATATAATCGGACCGATTGCGACGCtcgtcaaaaatataattttagtaaTCGACCAACTCGTTACCTTCCAATTCCCCAACGGAAGCAACTTCCACGAA attATTCACGACGCGTTAATTTTCGGTTTGAATCTATTCGTGGGTAAAAATAAACTTGTTATGGAAACCTGGACTAAATTAGTTGATAAAATCTTCATGGTCATTGAACTTCTATACAACCATTATATGCCATTAATATATCGAGTAGCTAAACAATTTTCCGTACAATAA